In one Mucilaginibacter ginsenosidivorax genomic region, the following are encoded:
- a CDS encoding 1-acyl-sn-glycerol-3-phosphate acyltransferase: MIRNKKNIFINRIIHYYVKWIVARQFHEVLFNDVGLDKSKSVLLVANHFSFWDGLILYCVTEKLLKKQYHVMVEEKTVHMLQYLKFAGAFSVTKKSRDIINSLDYAARLLDDPQNLVLIFPQGKLFSNYVEDVRFDKGVLRIMQKAQGKYQLLFASTFIQYFKHKKSTATVYLKTDNNNYTNIAGLKEAYQQHYSSSKLLQTQFDI; the protein is encoded by the coding sequence GTGATTCGCAATAAAAAGAATATTTTCATAAACCGTATCATTCACTACTATGTAAAATGGATAGTGGCGCGGCAGTTTCATGAAGTGTTATTTAATGATGTGGGGCTTGATAAAAGCAAATCGGTATTGCTGGTAGCCAATCATTTTAGTTTTTGGGATGGGTTAATATTGTATTGTGTAACCGAAAAACTGTTAAAAAAGCAATACCACGTAATGGTTGAGGAAAAAACGGTGCACATGCTGCAATACCTTAAATTTGCGGGGGCTTTTTCGGTCACCAAAAAATCGAGGGATATCATTAATTCGCTTGATTATGCTGCCCGGCTACTGGATGATCCGCAGAATCTTGTACTTATATTTCCGCAAGGAAAGTTGTTTTCAAATTATGTTGAAGATGTGCGTTTTGACAAAGGCGTACTCCGGATAATGCAAAAAGCACAAGGAAAATATCAATTACTCTTTGCTTCAACATTTATTCAGTACTTTAAACATAAAAAGAGCACGGCAACCGTTTATTTAAAAACAGATAACAATAACTATACAAACATTGCCGGTTTAAAAGAGGCTTATCAGCAACACTATAGCAGCTCAAAACTGCTTCAAACGCAATTTGATATATAA
- a CDS encoding glycosyltransferase family 2 protein: MTVIILITLFFIILRFTVTLFNFISDPKLRRVGKHYTDKVSILIPARNEAGNILTLLQSIHQQDYQHYEVLVLDDGSTDDTYAVCSKFAQAHAQFKVIKGAELPAGWIGKNFACHQLALQADGDYLLFLDADEQVQPGLINSAVHRMHTGSLGLLSLFANQQMQTLGENLVVPLMHFILLNLLPVRLISLVKNPSVAAASGQFMLFDAPVYHQQQWHKAVKDKVVEDVEIMRLIKAKAYNGEALLANGMISCRMYKSYTEALAGFSKNFLAAFNYSIFGFLTYLLLVIIFPMMLVMTLNLPLILFMCGLIVLTRIMISLTSGQNALYNVLLHPLQMTNMMIVAFISIQKYLTKTTVWKGRRI; this comes from the coding sequence GTGACAGTAATTATATTAATCACCCTTTTCTTCATCATCCTGCGTTTTACAGTAACCCTGTTCAACTTTATATCCGATCCTAAATTACGGCGTGTAGGCAAACACTATACCGATAAGGTATCCATACTGATCCCTGCCCGCAACGAGGCCGGCAATATACTAACCCTGCTGCAATCCATCCACCAGCAGGATTATCAGCATTATGAAGTACTGGTGCTTGACGATGGTTCGACAGATGATACCTATGCGGTGTGTTCAAAATTTGCCCAGGCGCATGCCCAGTTTAAAGTAATCAAAGGAGCGGAGTTACCTGCCGGCTGGATAGGTAAAAACTTTGCCTGTCATCAGCTTGCCTTGCAGGCCGATGGCGATTATCTGCTTTTTTTGGATGCTGACGAGCAGGTGCAACCTGGTTTAATTAACAGCGCCGTACACCGCATGCACACCGGCAGCCTGGGCCTGTTAAGCTTGTTTGCTAACCAGCAAATGCAAACTTTAGGCGAAAACCTGGTGGTGCCGCTGATGCATTTTATCTTATTGAACCTGCTGCCAGTGCGGTTAATATCGCTGGTAAAAAATCCGTCTGTTGCGGCGGCCAGCGGGCAGTTTATGCTGTTTGATGCCCCTGTTTATCACCAGCAGCAATGGCATAAAGCGGTAAAGGATAAAGTGGTAGAGGATGTAGAAATTATGCGGCTCATAAAAGCCAAAGCCTATAACGGCGAAGCGCTGCTGGCCAACGGCATGATCAGTTGCCGCATGTACAAAAGCTATACCGAAGCCCTGGCCGGCTTTAGCAAAAATTTCCTGGCGGCGTTTAACTATAGCATCTTTGGTTTTTTGACGTACCTGCTGCTGGTTATCATTTTCCCGATGATGTTGGTCATGACGCTAAACCTGCCGCTTATCCTGTTTATGTGCGGCCTCATCGTCCTTACCCGGATAATGATCTCGCTTACATCCGGGCAAAATGCTTTGTATAACGTATTATTGCATCCGTTGCAAATGACCAACATGATGATCGTCGCTTTTATATCTATCCAAAAATATCTCACCAAAACCACGGTATGGAAGGGGCGCAGGATTTGA
- a CDS encoding carotenoid biosynthesis protein, with translation MEGAQDLNTQLSTGNVKTERIAIIIIILFHAVGTVGFNLSGFDAKFLNLVPWHLLLMAGVIICSHNRPDAKFGLFALLLFTLGFVAELIGVHTGWLFGSYKYGETLGVKLFGVPLMIGINWFLLIYATGVLTQRSRIKNIYVRIFVGALVLVLLDILIEPVAIHFDYWHWAGNTIPIKNYVCWFAVSALMLFIFEKFKFPPQSKAGPALLAMEFVFFMILGLLN, from the coding sequence ATGGAAGGGGCGCAGGATTTGAACACGCAACTATCAACCGGCAATGTAAAAACCGAGCGCATTGCCATCATTATTATTATACTTTTTCATGCTGTAGGCACCGTAGGGTTTAACCTATCGGGCTTCGATGCTAAATTTCTTAATCTGGTTCCCTGGCATTTATTGCTCATGGCCGGCGTTATCATCTGCAGTCACAACCGCCCCGATGCTAAATTCGGGTTGTTTGCGTTGCTGCTGTTTACATTAGGTTTTGTTGCCGAGCTTATTGGGGTGCATACAGGCTGGTTGTTTGGCAGCTATAAGTATGGCGAAACGCTGGGCGTTAAATTATTTGGCGTTCCACTGATGATTGGTATCAACTGGTTTTTGCTTATTTATGCTACCGGGGTGCTCACGCAGCGCAGCCGCATCAAAAATATTTACGTCCGCATTTTTGTAGGCGCATTGGTGCTGGTTTTACTTGATATACTCATTGAACCCGTAGCTATCCATTTTGATTACTGGCATTGGGCAGGCAACACCATCCCCATAAAAAATTACGTGTGCTGGTTTGCGGTAAGCGCGCTGATGCTTTTTATATTCGAGAAATTTAAATTTCCGCCTCAGAGTAAAGCCGGCCCTGCTTTACTGGCCATGGAGTTTGTGTTTTTTATGATTCTGGGCTTATTAAATTAA
- a CDS encoding GtrA family protein, with amino-acid sequence MRKVHDFIRRTIFYIIDLFYKPFKKWMPLHTFRYAACGGGNVVFDITLFSFCYNFIFKKQNLHIGAYTLSPHIASLALSFSISFCTGFYLNRYIVFKESGLSKKGQLGRFVLVNAICIVLNVIFLKILVDWLGIYPTPSKIIATVFIACFSYFSQTHFFFKTKKAAA; translated from the coding sequence ATGAGAAAGGTACATGATTTTATAAGGCGCACTATTTTTTACATTATTGATCTGTTTTACAAGCCCTTTAAAAAATGGATGCCCTTACATACCTTCCGTTACGCGGCATGTGGCGGGGGCAATGTGGTGTTTGATATAACACTGTTTTCGTTTTGTTATAACTTCATTTTTAAAAAGCAAAACCTGCACATCGGGGCGTATACTTTAAGCCCGCATATCGCGTCGCTGGCTTTATCTTTCAGCATATCTTTTTGCACCGGGTTTTACCTGAACAGGTATATCGTTTTTAAAGAATCGGGACTGAGCAAAAAAGGCCAGCTTGGGCGCTTTGTTTTGGTAAACGCCATCTGTATAGTTTTAAACGTTATATTCCTCAAAATCCTTGTTGATTGGCTGGGCATTTATCCCACGCCATCAAAAATTATAGCTACGGTGTTTATCGCTTGTTTCAGCTATTTTAGTCAGACGCATTTTTTCTTTAAAACAAAAAAGGCAGCGGCCTAA